GTGTCATCGCCTGGGACACCTCGGGCAACCGGGTGAACCTGCCGTCGACGCCGCAGCGTGCGGGCGTCACGGTGAAGACCGCACCGCTCGTCATCTCGAAGGAGGTCGCCGGACCCGGCGCCGCGAACGCGCCCGAGGAGTTCCCCGTCGCGCTCTCGTGCACCGTTCCGAGCGGGGTGGCCGATCCCGCGCGGGTCGCGCTCGACCTCGGCGACTCGGCGACGGTGATGGTGCCGAAGAACGGTTCGGCCACCGTGCCCGGCCTGCCCATCGGCACCGATTGCACGGCGTCCGAAGCCGGCGCCCTCGGCGCGCACGGCGAGACCGGGCGCTCGATCGAGGCCGGTCCGGGGGTCTCCCCGGCGACCGACGGGCTGAGCGCGGAGGTCCGCATCCGCGAGCAGGCCGACGGCGAGACGCACCTCCGATTCGGCAACACGTACACGCTCGGCGGCATCGTCGTGGAGAAGTCGGTGCTCAGCGCCGACGAGCACCCCGTCGGAGACGACCGCCGCTCGGCAGAGTACTCCTTCGAGCTCGTCTGCGAGGCCAACGGGCTGGACGAGCCGATCACCAAGCGGTTCGCCCTGCGCGCGGGCGAACGGCACGCCGAGTCCGAGCTCCCCGAGGGTGCGCGCTGCACGCTCACCGAGACCGGTGACGGCGGCGCGAAGTCGAGCTCCATCACCGTGTCGGGCGAGGAGACCGCCGGCACGAATCGCGAGGGGATCGTCGTCGCAGCCGGCGGCACGACCGCGCTCGTCTCGAACGTGTTCGACGGGGTGCCCCCGGTGAGCCCGACCGAGGACCCGGCCCAGCGCCCGGACGACGCCCTCTCGACCACGGGCGCCGATCTCGGGGCGCTCGTCGCCGCCGTCGTCGCGCTCCTCGCGGCGGGCGCCGCGGGGAGCGTGCTCGCCGGGCGACGCCGGAAGCAGGCCGACGTCTGATCCGATCCGTCGAGACGCCGCAGCGGCGGTCGCCCTCCGGGGCGGCCGCCGCTGCGGCGTCTGAGCCCCGCGCGCGCTGCACAGCGCGCTGCCGGAGCCGAAGGCCTACTCCCCCGAGCGCTCGATCGCGCGCTCGAGCCGTTCGAGCTTCGCGTCGAGCTCGCCCTCGAAGCCGGGCCTGATGTCGGCCTTGATCACGAGCGACACCCGCGAGCCGAAGGGCAGCACGGCCTCAGTGGCGCGTTTGACCACGTCGAAGACCTCGTCCCACTCCCCCTCGACCTCGGTGAACATGCTGCTGGTGCGGTGCGGCAGCCCGGAGGCGCGCACCACCTTCACGGCCTCGGCGACGGCGTCGGACACCGAGGCGCCGGCCTGGCCGGTGCCGCTCGGGGCGACGGAGAATGCGACGATCATGTGCTTGCCTTCCTGCAGTGACGAGCGGGCCGTTCGGCCCTCATCCGAGTATCGCAGGAGCCCCTCACCGCTCGACCGGCAGCCGCACGCCGCCGGTGCGGGCCGGGCGCGGCGCGAAGAGCAGGGCGATGAGCGCGCCGATCACGATCACGCCCATCGGCATGAGGATCGACTCGCCCATGGCCGCGGCGAAACCGTCGTGCAGCGCCGCCGGGAGCGCGCCGGATCCCCCGCCGCCCTCAGTACCCGCGCCGCCGGCCGCATCGGCGACCTCAGGCCCCAGCTTGGCAGCGATCCGCGATCCCATGAACGCCGCCATCGCGGCCGATCCGAGCACCGCGCCCACCTGACGGCTGGTGTTGTAGACGCCGGAACCGGCGCCGGCGAGCTGCTGCGAGAGCCCGAACGTGGTGATCGACGCCAACGGGCCCCACATGAAGGCGTTGCCGAAGCCGAGCACGGCGCTCGGGATCAGCAGCAGCCAGATCGGCGTCTCGGGTCGGGCCATGAAGAAGTAGCACGCGAGACCTACCGCGACGAGCAGCAGGCCGAGCACGGGCAGGAGACGCGGGTCGCGGCGGTCGATGAGCCGCCCCACCGGGCGCGCCAGCACGATCGAGAGCACCGCCATCGGCACCATCATGAGGGCGGACTGCGTGGGCGTGAGCCCCTGCACGAGCTGCAGGTAGAGCATCAGCGGCAGCGACATGCCCGTGACCGAGAAGCCGACCGTCACGATGACCGCCGAACCGACCGAGAAGTTGCGGTCGCGGAAGATCTCGAGCGGGATCAGCGGCTCGCCGCGCTGCCGCCACTGCCACAGCACGAACAGCGCCAGCACCACCGCACCCGCGATGATGAGGCTCCAGACCGTGACGGGCCCCCAGATCACACCCCAGTCGAAGCTCTCGCCCTCCTGAATGCCGAAGACGAGCAGGAACATGCCGAGCGCGCTCAGCAGCACCCCCAGCCAGTCGAAGCGGTGCGCGTTGGTGGGCAGCACCGGCACGAAGCGCATGGCGAGCACGAACGCGATCACGCCGACGGGCACGTTGATGAAGAAGATCCACTCCCAGCCCCAGGCGTCGACGAGGAATCCGCCGAGGATCGGGCCGACGAGCGTCGCCGCGCCCGCGGTGACGCCCCACACGGCCATCGCGGCGCCGCGCTCGCGCGGCGGGAAGATGCGGGTGATCACCGCCATCGTCTGCGGCGTCATGAGCGAGGCGCCGAGGCCCTGGAAGACGCGGGCGGCGATGAGGGTCTCGACGCCGTCGGCCAGCCCGCAGGCGAGCGAGGAGAGCGTGAACACGGTGAGCCCGACGAGGTAGACGCGGCGCGGGCCGAAGCGGTCGCCGAGGCGGCCCGTGATGAGCAGCGGCACCGCGTAGGCGAGCAGGTAGGCGCTGGTGGCCCACAGCGTCGCGACCATGGTGGTGTCGAGACCGCGCATGATCGACGGGTTGGCCACCGACACGATCGTCGTGTCGACGAGGATCATGAAGAAGCCGAGCACGAGCGACCACAGGGCCGGCCACGGCCTGATCTCGGGAGTGTTCGAGGGCTGAGCGCTGTTCACCCGGCAAGCCTACTCCCGCCCTCCGACACGCACGCGGGGCGCGCCTCGGAGGGCGGGGTGGGCAGGGCGGCCCCCGTTCGGTAGCGTCGAGGCATGACTGCAGCAGGCGCGCCCCTTCCCGCCCCCCGGATCCCGATCGCCCCGGGCGTCGAGATGCCCCAGCTCGGCTACGGGCTCTACAAGGTGCCGGCCGACGACGCCGAGCGGCTGGTGGGGCTCGCGATCGACGCCGGCTACCGCCACCTCGACGGGGCGGCGTTCTACGGCAACGAGCCGGGGGTGGGGCGCGGGATCCGCAACGCCCTCGAGGCCGGCCTGAACCGCGACGAGCTGTTCGTCACCAGCAAGGTCTGGAACACCGAGCAGGGCTACGATCGCACCCTGCGCTCCTTCGACCGCACCGTCGACGAGCTCGGCCTCGAGCAGCTCGACCTCTTCCTCATCCACTGGCCCTGCCCGGCACGCGGCCTGTTCGTGGAGACCTACCGGGCGCTCGAGCGGCTGCGCTCGGAGGGCCGCGTGCGCGCCATCGGGGTGAGCAACTTCCAGATCGCGCACCTGCGGCAGCTGCTCGACGGCGCCGAGACGGTGCCCGCGGTCAACCAGGTCGAGCTGCACCCGTGGCTGCAGCAGCGCGAGCTGCGCGAGTTCCACACCGAGCACGGCATCACCACGGAGGCCTGGTCGCCGCTCGCCCGCGGCCGGCTGCTCGACGACCCGGTGCTCGCCGGGCTCGCGCGCGACGCCGGCGTCTCGGTCGCGCGACTCGTGATCCGCTGGCACCTGCAGACGGGCGGCGTCGTGATCCCCAAGGCCAGCAGCGCGTCGCGCATCGCCGAGAACGGCGACGTGTTCGACTTCGAACTCGACGCGTCGACGATGGCCGCGATCGCCGAGCTGGATCGCGGCTTCCGCAGCGGCTCGCACCCCGACGAGGTGAACTGAGGGCGGAGGCCCCGCCCGGACCGGCCCCGTACCCCGCCCGTGCCCCGCCCATGAATATGGGATCCGCCGAAGATATGGGATTCGAACTCGAATCGGTCATATCCTCGGCAGATCCCATACGGATCGCCGCCCTGTCCGTCGCGGCAGCAGGAACTACCCCTTGATCGCCTCGCTCAGCTTCACCTTCGCGCCCGTGCGCAGAATCGAGTTGCTGTAGATGCGCGCACCGATCCACAGCACGATCGCGATCGAGACGGCCAGCACGCCGAGCGAGAGCAGCGGCTCCCACCACTCCGCGGTGCCGAGGTAGAGGCGCATCGGCATGCCGATCGGAGCCGAGAACGGCACATAGCTCATGATCGCGAGCGCCTGGGGGTTGTCGTTGAAGAAGATGATCGCGAAGTAGGGCAGCATCACGAGCCACATCACCGGGCTCACGGCGGAGGCCACGTCCTCCTGCCGCGACACGAGCGTCGCCAGGGCCGCGTACATCGTGGCGAGCAGCACGAAGCCGAAGGCGAAGAGGATGCCGAACCAGATGAGCGAGGTGCCGAGCTCGCCGAGCAGCAGATCCTGCCCCGTCGCCAGCATGCCGATCGACGCCATCGCCACGATCGCGACGACCTGCGCGAGCGCCAGGATGCTGTTGCCGAGGATCTTGCCCGCGAGCATGGTGCGAGCCGAGACGGTGGCGAGCAGGATCTCGACGATGCGGGTCTGCTTCTCCTCGACCACGCTCTGCGCGATCGTGGTGCCGAAGGTGATCGCGCTCATCATGAACACGACGCCGAAGGCGATGGCGATGATGTAGGCGAGCGCCGGGTTGTCGGTCGTGGGCGCCAGCAGCTCGACCGACGGCGACGCCGAGAGCGCGCCCATCACGTCGCTCGGCGGGCTGTCCTTCGCGAGCACCGTCAGATCGACCGCGGTGTCGCCGCCCGGCACGACCGCCGCGGCGACCTCGCCGTCGAGCACGAGCTGCTCGGCGGCGGCGCGATCCTGCGCCTCCGTCACCTCGAAGCCCTCGCCGTCGAGCGGCTGCAGCACCGTCGATGCCTCGCCGACCGCGGCGACCTTCGTCGGGCCGCCGAGGCCGCCCGAGTTCGCCATGAACCCGCTGAACAGCACGCCGGCGAGCACGAAGAGCAGCAGTACGCCGCTCGACACGAGGAAGGCCTTGCTGCGCAGCTTCGTGGTGATCTCGCGCTCGGCGACGAGCCAGGCGCCCTGCGCGCCGCTCACGGGGCGGGCGCCGCTGCGGGAATGCGTCTGCGTGGTCATTGCACGACCTCCTTGAAGATCTGGGCGAGTGTGGGGGTGACGGGGCCGAACCGGCGCACGACGGATGCGGCCGCGTCGTGGCCGACCGCGCGCACGAGCACGGCCTGCGCCGCGTCGTCGCTGTCGGCGTCGAAGCGGGCGAAACCGCCGTCGAGGTGGGTGACCGCCACGCCGGGCTGCTCGCGCACCCAGCCGGCATCGGCCGCGGGACCGGCGAGCTCGATCTCAAACTCGCGCCCCGAGTGCTCGGCGCGCAGGGCCT
The genomic region above belongs to Leucobacter muris and contains:
- a CDS encoding DHA2 family efflux MFS transporter permease subunit, which gives rise to MILVDTTIVSVANPSIMRGLDTTMVATLWATSAYLLAYAVPLLITGRLGDRFGPRRVYLVGLTVFTLSSLACGLADGVETLIAARVFQGLGASLMTPQTMAVITRIFPPRERGAAMAVWGVTAGAATLVGPILGGFLVDAWGWEWIFFINVPVGVIAFVLAMRFVPVLPTNAHRFDWLGVLLSALGMFLLVFGIQEGESFDWGVIWGPVTVWSLIIAGAVVLALFVLWQWRQRGEPLIPLEIFRDRNFSVGSAVIVTVGFSVTGMSLPLMLYLQLVQGLTPTQSALMMVPMAVLSIVLARPVGRLIDRRDPRLLPVLGLLLVAVGLACYFFMARPETPIWLLLIPSAVLGFGNAFMWGPLASITTFGLSQQLAGAGSGVYNTSRQVGAVLGSAAMAAFMGSRIAAKLGPEVADAAGGAGTEGGGGSGALPAALHDGFAAAMGESILMPMGVIVIGALIALLFAPRPARTGGVRLPVER
- a CDS encoding DUF5979 domain-containing protein — encoded protein: MAASPLAPAGEVTIEFETVNRVVDASAQGLRAALDQYATPQFAWNQNGVIAWDTSGNRVNLPSTPQRAGVTVKTAPLVISKEVAGPGAANAPEEFPVALSCTVPSGVADPARVALDLGDSATVMVPKNGSATVPGLPIGTDCTASEAGALGAHGETGRSIEAGPGVSPATDGLSAEVRIREQADGETHLRFGNTYTLGGIVVEKSVLSADEHPVGDDRRSAEYSFELVCEANGLDEPITKRFALRAGERHAESELPEGARCTLTETGDGGAKSSSITVSGEETAGTNREGIVVAAGGTTALVSNVFDGVPPVSPTEDPAQRPDDALSTTGADLGALVAAVVALLAAGAAGSVLAGRRRKQADV
- a CDS encoding ABC transporter permease codes for the protein MTTQTHSRSGARPVSGAQGAWLVAEREITTKLRSKAFLVSSGVLLLFVLAGVLFSGFMANSGGLGGPTKVAAVGEASTVLQPLDGEGFEVTEAQDRAAAEQLVLDGEVAAAVVPGGDTAVDLTVLAKDSPPSDVMGALSASPSVELLAPTTDNPALAYIIAIAFGVVFMMSAITFGTTIAQSVVEEKQTRIVEILLATVSARTMLAGKILGNSILALAQVVAIVAMASIGMLATGQDLLLGELGTSLIWFGILFAFGFVLLATMYAALATLVSRQEDVASAVSPVMWLVMLPYFAIIFFNDNPQALAIMSYVPFSAPIGMPMRLYLGTAEWWEPLLSLGVLAVSIAIVLWIGARIYSNSILRTGAKVKLSEAIKG
- a CDS encoding aldo/keto reductase — protein: MTAAGAPLPAPRIPIAPGVEMPQLGYGLYKVPADDAERLVGLAIDAGYRHLDGAAFYGNEPGVGRGIRNALEAGLNRDELFVTSKVWNTEQGYDRTLRSFDRTVDELGLEQLDLFLIHWPCPARGLFVETYRALERLRSEGRVRAIGVSNFQIAHLRQLLDGAETVPAVNQVELHPWLQQRELREFHTEHGITTEAWSPLARGRLLDDPVLAGLARDAGVSVARLVIRWHLQTGGVVIPKASSASRIAENGDVFDFELDASTMAAIAELDRGFRSGSHPDEVN
- a CDS encoding MTH1187 family thiamine-binding protein, with the translated sequence MIVAFSVAPSGTGQAGASVSDAVAEAVKVVRASGLPHRTSSMFTEVEGEWDEVFDVVKRATEAVLPFGSRVSLVIKADIRPGFEGELDAKLERLERAIERSGE